The genomic DNA TGGGGGATAAGTCGTACTAAAGGCACGATCGTTAAAACATAACGACATTCTAAAGCGTAGCGCTCTTCCCCACACTGAAATAATAGCATTAACATAGGAAGTTAGCCCTTAAATATTAAGATTATTCTAGGACGGTTAGTGATAAGCAGATTGGGGGAATATGCGTATTGCCATTGTCAACGACACACTTATGGAAGTGGAGGTGCTGCGGCGGTTAATTACCTCTGTGCCAGGTTATGAAGTGGCATGGATTGCCCGAGATGGAGAAGAAGCTGTCATGAAAGCCCAGACTGATACCCCTGATCTGATTCTCATGAACCTAATTATGCCCCGCATGGATGGGGTGACCGCCACAGAGCTAATTATGAAACAATCCCCCTGTGCTATCCTCATTGTGACATCGGGAGTGAAAGAACATTCCGCCCGTATTTTCGCTGCTATGGGGCATGGTGCCCTCGATGTGGTGGATACTCCCTCCCTGGAGGATAGAACCCTCCTCGCCAAAATTGCCAACATTGCCAAGCTCCTGCAAAAAAATGGGACAAGCAACAGCCGATCGGTCACAAAACTAATAGCCATTGGGGCATCCACAGGGGGACCGAAGGCAGTCGCCCACATTCTGACCCAGTTACCCAGGGATTTGAGCGCCGCTGTAGTTGTCATTCAGCACGTAGATGCCCATTTTGCCCAAGGACTATGCGAATGGTTAAACGAACAGTCCAGCCTGCCTGTGGAAATTGCCCAGGAAAACCAAACCCCCAGCCCTGGTCGTGTGTTTCTTTCTAGCACCAATGACCATTTAGTGATCACAGCCCAACAGACCTTTAAGTACACCCCTGAACCG from Pseudanabaenaceae cyanobacterium SKYG29 includes the following:
- a CDS encoding chemotaxis response regulator protein-glutamate methylesterase — encoded protein: MRIAIVNDTLMEVEVLRRLITSVPGYEVAWIARDGEEAVMKAQTDTPDLILMNLIMPRMDGVTATELIMKQSPCAILIVTSGVKEHSARIFAAMGHGALDVVDTPSLEDRTLLAKIANIAKLLQKNGTSNSRSVTKLIAIGASTGGPKAVAHILTQLPRDLSAAVVVIQHVDAHFAQGLCEWLNEQSSLPVEIAQENQTPSPGRVFLSSTNDHLVITAQQTFKYTPEPRDTPYRPSVDAFFRSLHKHWRSKGIAMVLTGMGSDGAEGLKLLKQKGWYTIAQDEATSVVYGMPKAAKELEAATEILPIERIVPACLRHLGRV